In Dietzia sp. ANT_WB102, a genomic segment contains:
- a CDS encoding amino acid ABC transporter ATP-binding protein has protein sequence MTAMVRADQVCKNFGSLRVLKGIDLEVAAGEVLCLVGPSGSGKSTFLRCINHLERVDAGRLYVDGELVGYREKGDKLYEISPKHAARQRRDIGMVFQHFNLFLHRTALQNVIEAPMLVKGHSRAEATERGRELLAKVGLAAKADTYPAQLSGGQQQRVAIARALAMDPKLMLFDEPTSALDPELVGEVLGVMRDLADAGMTMVVVTHEMGFAREVADTVAFMDDGVVVEAGKPADVLKSPSHQRTKDFLSKIL, from the coding sequence ATGACGGCGATGGTCAGGGCCGATCAGGTCTGCAAAAACTTCGGTTCGTTGCGCGTCCTTAAAGGCATAGACCTTGAGGTCGCCGCCGGTGAGGTCCTGTGCCTGGTGGGGCCCTCCGGTTCAGGCAAGTCCACCTTCCTCCGATGCATCAACCATCTGGAGAGGGTGGATGCGGGCAGGCTCTACGTTGACGGCGAACTGGTGGGATACCGCGAGAAGGGTGACAAACTCTACGAGATCTCTCCGAAGCACGCCGCCCGCCAGCGCCGAGACATCGGCATGGTGTTCCAGCACTTCAACCTGTTCCTCCACCGCACCGCTTTACAGAACGTGATCGAGGCGCCGATGCTGGTCAAGGGACACTCACGCGCGGAGGCCACCGAACGGGGCCGCGAATTGCTCGCCAAGGTCGGCCTCGCCGCCAAAGCCGACACCTATCCTGCCCAACTGTCGGGCGGGCAGCAGCAGCGCGTGGCGATCGCCCGCGCCCTGGCCATGGACCCCAAACTGATGCTGTTCGACGAGCCCACGTCGGCGCTCGACCCCGAACTTGTCGGGGAGGTCCTGGGCGTGATGCGAGATCTCGCGGACGCGGGGATGACCATGGTCGTGGTCACCCACGAGATGGGTTTCGCCCGCGAGGTCGCCGACACCGTCGCGTTCATGGACGACGGTGTGGTGGTGGAGGCCGGTAAGCCTGCCGACGTGCTCAAGTCGCCGTCGCACCAACGCACCAAGGACTTCCTGTCCAAGATTCTCTGA
- the polA gene encoding DNA polymerase I → MSTTSQTAEARTDPSAAPAATEADGPARLLLLDGHSLAFRAFYALPAENFSTASGQHTNAVYGFLSMVANLVTEEVPTHLAVAFDVSRATLHRTAEYPEYKSTRSAAPEEFKGQVELIQEALVALGVRTLSLEGHEADDIIATLATQAGGAETLICTGDRDALQLVSDEVTVLYPVKGVSELARFTPEAVKAKYGVTPTQYPDVAALRGDTSDNLPGVPKVGDKTAAKWITQYGSLSELIAHADEVKGKVGESFRDHLPQVQLNRRITELSRDLDLGVELTDLVRATPERADVNALFDRLEFGPQARDRFLSAFLPEGAPEPAAEVELEQASVLHSGEVSDWLAAHAPAGQRHGLVVVGTSRPGSGDTRTITIAAADGASGHLDLVAIGPDDEQALRAWLSDDAVHKAVHDAKAATHALQGRDLRLGGVTMDVALAAYLVRPGQRSYGLGELFQRHLRRELPEAEAGDKQLSLLDEVDDAEAEQKVADSAATRARAVVDLAERLDIELEQVHGAKLMAEMELPLVPVLARMESIGIGVDGAALDGLRDDFADRGRQAAEAAYAAIGGEQINLGSPKQLQVVLFETLGMPKTKKTKTGYTTDAKALEELLAKETGDTPGRAFLEALLLHRETTKMRTTVEGLIKTIGDDRRIHTTFNQTVAATGRLSSTDPNLQNIPVRTEDGRRIRESFVVGEGYDCLLTADYSQIEMRVMAHLSGDAGLIEAFRTGEDLHSFVGSRAFGVPIDEVTPELRRRVKAMSYGLAYGLSAFGLAAQLGISQGEAREQMEAYFSRFGGVRDYLRAVVEQARRDGYTETLFGRRRYLPELNSDNRLKRENAERAALNAPIQGTAADIIKAAMLTVDADLTERGLKSRLLLQVHDELVLEVAQGELDEVRDIVVDRMYSAIELDVPLDVSTGTGPNWDSAAH, encoded by the coding sequence GTGAGCACCACGAGTCAGACCGCAGAAGCCAGGACCGACCCCAGCGCCGCCCCCGCGGCCACCGAGGCGGATGGGCCCGCCCGACTGCTGCTCCTGGACGGGCACTCGCTGGCGTTCCGCGCGTTCTACGCGCTGCCGGCCGAGAATTTTTCGACAGCCTCCGGCCAGCACACCAATGCGGTGTACGGATTCCTGTCGATGGTCGCCAACCTGGTGACCGAGGAGGTGCCCACCCACCTGGCCGTGGCTTTCGATGTCTCGCGAGCGACGCTGCACCGTACCGCCGAGTACCCGGAGTACAAGTCCACCCGGTCAGCGGCGCCCGAGGAATTCAAGGGTCAGGTCGAACTCATCCAGGAAGCCCTCGTGGCACTAGGGGTTCGGACGCTGTCGTTGGAGGGGCACGAGGCCGACGACATCATCGCAACCCTGGCGACACAGGCAGGCGGAGCCGAGACCCTCATCTGTACCGGGGACCGTGACGCGCTGCAGTTGGTTTCCGACGAGGTCACCGTTCTCTATCCGGTCAAGGGCGTCTCCGAACTAGCCCGCTTCACGCCCGAAGCGGTCAAGGCGAAGTATGGAGTCACGCCCACCCAGTACCCGGATGTCGCCGCCCTGCGCGGCGACACCTCGGACAACCTCCCGGGAGTGCCGAAGGTGGGCGACAAGACGGCCGCCAAATGGATCACCCAGTACGGATCGCTCTCCGAACTCATCGCGCACGCGGACGAGGTCAAGGGCAAAGTCGGGGAGAGCTTTCGAGATCATCTGCCGCAAGTGCAGCTCAATCGGCGGATCACCGAGCTCTCTCGCGACCTGGATCTCGGCGTCGAACTCACGGACCTCGTCCGGGCGACGCCAGAACGCGCGGACGTCAACGCACTGTTCGACCGACTGGAGTTCGGACCCCAGGCACGGGATCGCTTCCTCTCGGCTTTCCTGCCCGAGGGAGCCCCCGAGCCAGCCGCCGAGGTCGAACTCGAGCAGGCCTCGGTGCTGCACTCCGGCGAGGTCTCCGATTGGCTCGCCGCCCACGCGCCGGCCGGACAGCGGCACGGTCTCGTCGTCGTCGGAACCTCCCGGCCCGGCTCGGGCGACACTCGGACCATCACGATTGCCGCTGCCGACGGTGCCTCCGGTCACCTCGACCTCGTGGCCATCGGCCCCGACGATGAGCAGGCCCTGAGGGCCTGGCTTTCCGACGATGCGGTGCACAAGGCGGTCCACGATGCCAAGGCCGCCACCCATGCGCTGCAGGGGCGCGACCTCCGGTTGGGAGGCGTCACCATGGACGTGGCACTGGCCGCCTACCTGGTGCGTCCCGGTCAACGCAGTTACGGCCTGGGGGAGCTGTTCCAACGTCACCTCCGGCGCGAACTGCCCGAGGCGGAGGCGGGTGACAAGCAGCTGTCGCTGCTCGACGAGGTCGATGACGCGGAGGCCGAGCAGAAAGTCGCCGATTCCGCGGCGACTCGGGCACGAGCGGTGGTCGACCTCGCGGAGCGACTCGACATCGAACTGGAACAGGTGCACGGCGCGAAGCTGATGGCGGAGATGGAACTGCCGCTCGTGCCGGTGCTGGCGCGGATGGAGTCGATCGGCATCGGGGTGGACGGGGCTGCTTTGGACGGGCTGCGCGACGACTTCGCCGACCGCGGACGCCAGGCCGCCGAGGCAGCCTACGCCGCGATCGGAGGCGAGCAGATCAACTTGGGCTCGCCCAAGCAACTGCAAGTGGTGCTGTTCGAGACCCTCGGTATGCCCAAGACCAAGAAGACCAAGACTGGGTACACCACGGACGCCAAGGCGCTGGAGGAACTACTCGCCAAAGAGACCGGTGACACCCCGGGGCGGGCGTTCCTCGAGGCACTGTTGCTGCACCGCGAGACCACCAAGATGCGTACGACGGTGGAAGGACTCATCAAGACCATCGGCGACGACCGACGCATCCACACCACGTTCAACCAGACCGTGGCCGCCACCGGCCGACTGTCCTCGACCGACCCCAACCTGCAGAACATCCCCGTGCGCACTGAGGACGGGCGTCGCATCCGCGAGTCCTTCGTGGTGGGTGAGGGGTACGACTGTCTGCTCACTGCCGACTACAGCCAGATCGAGATGCGTGTGATGGCTCATCTGTCCGGCGACGCCGGGCTCATCGAGGCGTTTCGGACAGGGGAGGACCTGCATTCGTTCGTGGGCTCGCGTGCGTTCGGCGTGCCCATCGACGAGGTGACCCCGGAGCTGCGACGTCGAGTCAAGGCGATGAGTTACGGCCTCGCGTACGGGCTCAGCGCGTTCGGTCTCGCCGCCCAGCTCGGGATCAGCCAGGGCGAGGCCCGAGAGCAGATGGAGGCGTACTTCTCACGCTTCGGCGGCGTGCGCGACTACCTGCGCGCGGTGGTCGAGCAGGCCCGCCGTGACGGCTACACGGAGACTCTGTTCGGTCGGCGCCGATACCTGCCCGAACTCAACTCGGACAACAGGCTCAAGCGCGAGAACGCCGAACGTGCCGCGCTCAACGCGCCCATCCAGGGCACGGCCGCCGACATCATCAAGGCCGCCATGCTCACGGTCGACGCCGACCTCACCGAACGGGGGCTGAAGAGTCGTCTCCTGCTCCAGGTTCACGACGAATTGGTCCTCGAAGTGGCCCAGGGCGAGCTCGACGAGGTCCGAGATATCGTCGTGGACCGCATGTACTCTGCCATCGAACTCGACGTCCCGCTGGACGTATCCACTGGAACAGGTCCGAACTGGGACTCGGCGGCCCACTGA
- a CDS encoding amino acid ABC transporter permease — protein MSTAQKGPDAPAAEAPDPIQAVPLRHPWRWVSATIVLVLVFLFIWGAATNPAYGWDTYFRYLFDTRFGTAVFYTIALTVLSMVLAVVLGVLLSVMRMSSNPVLKGVAWVYLWIFRGTPIYVQLLFWGLIFTLYRQVQFGIPFTDIQFVRFEDTMVLYSAFWLAVVGLAMNEAAYMAEIVRAGISSVPEGQSEASTALGMTWGQTMRRTILPQAMRVIIPPTGNEFISLLKTTSLVVAIPFSGELYGQARDISGVNFQPIPLLLVAATWYLVITSVLMVGQHYLEKRFSRGATRQLTGRQLRALANADGLTPSALAAAEAANPSGGTP, from the coding sequence GTGAGTACCGCGCAGAAGGGGCCGGACGCCCCCGCGGCGGAGGCCCCAGACCCCATCCAGGCGGTGCCCCTGCGGCACCCCTGGCGTTGGGTGTCGGCGACCATCGTCCTGGTCCTCGTATTCCTGTTCATCTGGGGCGCGGCGACCAACCCGGCCTACGGCTGGGACACCTATTTCCGATACCTGTTCGACACCAGATTCGGCACGGCCGTGTTCTACACAATCGCGCTGACCGTGCTGTCGATGGTTCTCGCTGTGGTCCTGGGCGTCCTCCTGTCCGTGATGCGGATGAGCAGCAACCCCGTCCTCAAAGGCGTGGCCTGGGTCTACTTGTGGATCTTCCGCGGCACCCCGATCTATGTGCAGTTGCTGTTCTGGGGGCTCATCTTCACGCTTTACCGGCAGGTCCAGTTCGGCATCCCGTTCACCGACATCCAGTTCGTCCGGTTCGAGGACACCATGGTCCTGTACTCGGCTTTCTGGCTGGCAGTGGTGGGTCTGGCCATGAACGAAGCCGCATACATGGCCGAGATCGTCCGCGCGGGCATCTCCTCTGTGCCAGAGGGGCAGTCCGAGGCATCGACCGCCCTGGGCATGACGTGGGGTCAGACGATGCGACGGACGATTCTCCCGCAGGCGATGCGGGTGATCATCCCGCCGACGGGCAACGAATTCATCTCACTGCTCAAGACCACTTCGCTCGTCGTGGCAATCCCGTTCTCCGGAGAGCTCTACGGGCAGGCACGGGACATCTCGGGCGTCAACTTCCAGCCCATCCCGCTGCTGCTCGTGGCCGCAACGTGGTATTTGGTCATCACCAGCGTGCTCATGGTTGGCCAGCACTACCTCGAAAAGCGATTCTCTCGCGGTGCCACCCGGCAGCTCACCGGCCGACAACTGCGCGCGCTCGCCAACGCGGACGGACTCACCCCGTCCGCTCTCGCCGCGGCCGAGGCCGCCAACCCGTCCGGAGGCACACCATGA
- a CDS encoding ABC transporter substrate-binding protein has protein sequence MTLTPRRGLRAALALTATAAISLTGCTTNTEGPQDSGEPRNEVSLEKDDAIAALVPAEIRDKGVIVIGTNPPYAPNEFKNERGEMVGFDIDVMTAAAQLMGLRAEFREADFEKIIPAIEGGTMDMGASSFTVNDERLQTVDFVTYFEAGIQWASAAGNDIDPDDACGLNVAVQRTTVSDQEDIPARSEACVAAGKPAIEKVQFDSQDEASTAVALGKVDAMSADSPISAYAVKQSGGKLQLAGEVFDSAPYGWPVRKGAKLSAALEAAADKLIETGDFKKIAENWGVEDGLVTDAEIRKG, from the coding sequence ATGACCCTCACCCCTCGGCGCGGTCTGCGCGCCGCCCTGGCACTGACCGCAACCGCAGCCATCTCGCTGACCGGATGCACCACCAATACCGAGGGCCCGCAGGACTCCGGGGAGCCGCGCAACGAGGTGTCGCTCGAGAAAGACGACGCGATCGCCGCGCTCGTCCCAGCCGAGATCCGGGACAAGGGCGTCATCGTGATCGGCACCAACCCGCCGTATGCGCCCAACGAGTTCAAGAACGAGCGGGGGGAGATGGTCGGATTCGACATCGACGTGATGACCGCCGCCGCCCAGCTGATGGGGCTGCGTGCCGAGTTCCGCGAGGCCGACTTCGAGAAGATCATCCCGGCCATCGAGGGAGGCACCATGGATATGGGTGCCTCCTCGTTCACCGTCAACGACGAGCGGCTCCAGACCGTCGACTTCGTCACATACTTCGAGGCTGGCATCCAGTGGGCCTCCGCGGCAGGCAACGACATCGACCCCGATGACGCGTGCGGTCTCAACGTCGCCGTCCAGCGGACCACCGTCTCCGACCAGGAAGACATACCCGCCCGCAGTGAAGCCTGCGTCGCGGCCGGCAAACCCGCGATCGAGAAAGTCCAGTTCGACTCGCAGGACGAGGCCTCGACCGCCGTCGCGCTCGGCAAGGTTGACGCGATGTCCGCCGACTCGCCGATCTCCGCATACGCGGTCAAGCAGTCCGGGGGCAAGCTGCAGCTCGCCGGCGAGGTCTTCGACTCTGCCCCCTACGGCTGGCCCGTACGCAAGGGCGCTAAGCTCTCGGCCGCTCTCGAAGCCGCAGCCGACAAGCTCATCGAGACCGGGGACTTCAAGAAGATTGCCGAGAACTGGGGTGTCGAGGACGGACTCGTCACCGACGCCGAAATCCGGAAGGGCTGA
- a CDS encoding class I SAM-dependent methyltransferase produces the protein MTSTNPPGHGESVRASRLWWDSEATDYHDQHGDFLGAHSPEGEFVWCPEGLHEGDWHLLGDVEGRHVLEIGCGSAPCSRWLAGRGAHAVAVDLSAGMLRVGAEVAGRAAGRAARVPLIQADAGRLPFADDSFDVAFSAFGAIPFVADSAGVMAEAARVLRPGGRFVFSVNHPMRWIFRDDPGPEGLLAMFPYFDRSPYTEYGDDGELTYVEHHRTVGDRIRELVAAGFVVRDLIEPEWPEWLDREWGQWSPLRGGIFPGTAIFVATLP, from the coding sequence GTGACGTCCACAAACCCCCCCGGACATGGAGAGTCGGTCCGAGCCTCACGACTGTGGTGGGACTCGGAAGCGACCGATTACCACGATCAACACGGCGACTTCCTCGGCGCCCACTCGCCCGAGGGCGAGTTCGTCTGGTGCCCTGAGGGGCTCCACGAGGGCGACTGGCACCTGCTCGGTGACGTGGAGGGCCGCCACGTGCTCGAAATCGGGTGCGGGTCTGCCCCGTGTTCGCGGTGGCTTGCCGGCCGGGGCGCCCACGCCGTGGCCGTGGACCTGTCAGCCGGGATGCTCCGCGTGGGAGCGGAGGTGGCAGGCCGGGCAGCGGGCCGGGCGGCGAGGGTCCCCCTGATCCAGGCTGACGCCGGACGATTGCCCTTCGCGGACGACAGTTTCGACGTCGCGTTCTCGGCATTCGGCGCAATCCCCTTCGTGGCGGACTCGGCGGGCGTGATGGCGGAGGCAGCGCGCGTCCTGCGTCCGGGTGGCCGCTTCGTCTTCTCGGTCAACCACCCCATGCGGTGGATTTTCCGCGATGACCCGGGCCCGGAGGGGCTGCTGGCCATGTTTCCGTACTTCGACCGATCGCCGTACACGGAGTATGGCGACGACGGCGAGCTGACCTATGTCGAGCACCACAGGACGGTAGGCGACCGGATCCGGGAACTGGTCGCGGCCGGGTTCGTCGTGCGGGACCTCATCGAGCCGGAGTGGCCGGAGTGGTTGGACCGGGAGTGGGGGCAGTGGAGCCCACTCCGGGGCGGGATATTCCCCGGCACGGCGATCTTCGTGGCCACTCTGCCCTGA